One Oryza sativa Japonica Group chromosome 8, ASM3414082v1 DNA window includes the following coding sequences:
- the LOC4345634 gene encoding 14-3-3-like protein GF14-C, which translates to MSREENVYMAKLAEQAERYEEMVEYMEKVAKTVDVEELTVEERNLLSVAYKNVIGARRASWRIVSSIEQKEEGRGNEEHVTLIKEYRGKIEAELSKICDGILKLLDSHLVPSSTAAESKVFYLKMKGDYHRYLAEFKTGAERKEAAESTMVAYKAAQDIALADLAPTHPIRLGLALNFSVFYYEILNSPDKACNLAKQAFDEAISELDTLGEESYKDSTLIMQLLRDNLTLWTSDLTEDGGDEVKEASKGDACEGQ; encoded by the exons ATGTCTCGGGAGGAGAATGTCTACATGGCCAAGCTGGCCGAGCAGGCTGAAAGGTATGAGGAGATGGTTGAGTACATGGAGAAGGTTGCAAAGACTGTAGATGTGGAAGAGCTCACTGTTGAGGAGCGCAACCTCTTGTCTGTTGCTTACAAGAATGTGATTGGTGCCCGCCGTGCCTCCTGGCGTATTGTCTCATCCATTGAACAGAAGGAGGAGGGTCGTGGCAATGAGGAACATGTTACTCTGATCAAGGAGTACCGTGGCAAGATTGAAGCTGAGCTGAGCAAGATTTGCGATGGTATCCTGAAGTTGCTTGACTCACACCTTGTGCCCTCATCTACTGCTGCAGAATCTAAGGTGTTTTACCTCAAGATGAAGGGTGATTACCACAG GTACCTTGCGGAATTTAAGACTGGTGCCGAGAGAAAGGAAGCTGCTGAGAGCACAATGGTGGCTTACAAGGCTGCTCAG GATATTGCTCTGGCGGATCTTGCTCCCACCCATCCCATAAGGCTTGGACTGGCACTTAACTTCTCTGTGTTCTACTACGAGATTCTAAACTCTCCAGACAAGGCTTGCAACCTTGCTAAGCAG GCGTTTGACGAAGCCATCTCCGAGTTGGATACCCTCGGGGAGGAGTCTTACAAGGACAGCACTTTGATCATGCAGCTCCTGAGGGACAACTTGACCCTCTGGACCTCTGACCTCACG GAGGACGGTGGTGATGAGGTGAAAGAAGCCTCCAAGGGCGACGCCTGCGAGGGCCAGTAA
- the LOC4345632 gene encoding probable ubiquitin receptor RAD23 isoform X2, giving the protein MKVSIKTLKGSSFEIDVEPTSKVSDVKKLIEVTQGDNVYPADQQMLIHQGNVLKNDTTLEENKVVENNFIVIMLSKKGSSSAASSTAKEPTKQPSVDRAIPTAPATQPPAPPAPVEPVTAPVPTATTASAPAAAVTAASTEADNYGQAASNLVAGSNLEGTVQSILEMGGGAWDRDTVMRALRAAYNNPERAVEYLYTGVPEQAEAPAAVQALPVPAAVQALPVPAAVQPVDPSQAPQSAQLSIPSSGPNANPLDLFPQVLPNASANAGGGNLDVLRNNSQFRGLLSLVQANPQILQPLLQELGKQNPQILQLIQENQAEFLRLINEPAEGAEGNLLDQFAAGMPQTVAVTPEENEAIQRLEQMGFDRDLVLEVFFACNKDELLAANYLLDHMNEFDDDAPEPPQ; this is encoded by the exons atgaAGGTCTCCATCAAAACGCTCAAGGGCTCCAGCTTCGAGATCGACGTCGAGCCCACCAGCAAG GTCAGTGATGTTAAAAAGCTCATCGAGGTTACGCAAGGAGATAATGTCTACCCCGCTGATCAGCAAATGCTGATCCATCAAGGGAATGTCCTTAAAAACGACACAACACTTGAAGAGAACAAAGTTGTTGAGAACAACTTCATTGTGATAATGTTATCTAAG AAGGGATCATCAAGTGCTGCTTCAAGTACAGCTAAGGAGCCCACAAAACAG CCCTCAGTTGACCGGGCGATACCCACTGCGCCTGCAACCCAACCACCTGCTCCACCAGCACCTGT CGAGCCTGTGACTGCACCAGTTCCAACTGCAACAACTGCTTCAGCTCCAGCAGCTGCTGTCACCGCTGCATC CACCGAAGCAGATAATTATGGTCAAGCTGCGTCGAACCTTGTTGCTGGAAGCAATTTAGAAGGGACTGTTCAGTCAATTCTTGAAATGGGTGGAGGAGCTTGGGACCGTGACACTGTTATGCGTGCTCTGCGAGCTGCATACAACAATCCAGAACGGGCTGTGGAGTATTTGTACACC GGGGTTCCTGAGCAAGCTGAGGCCCCTGCTGCAGTTCAAGCACTTCCTGTCCCTGCTGCAGTTCAAGCACTTCCTGTCCCTGCTGCAGTTCAACCAGTTGACCCAAGCCAGGCTCCCCAATCAGCTCAACTTTCAATTCCATCATCTGGACCCAATGCCAATCCATTGGACCTGTTTCCTCAG gtccTTCCAAATGCTTCTGCAAATGCTGGTGGTGGAAATCTTGATGTTCTGCGAAACAATTCACAGTTCCGTGGCTTGCTTTCTTTGGTGCAGGCTAACCCTCAAATTCTGCAG CCTTTGCTTCAAGAGTTGGGGAAACAAAATCCACAGATTTTGCAACTGATTCAGGAAAACCAGGCTGAGTTCCTGCGCTTAATCAACGAACCTGCAGAGGGAGCTGAAGG GAACTTGCTAGACCAGTTTGCTGCGGGAATGCCTCAAACAGTGGCTGTCACACCTGAGGAGAACGAAGCCATACAACGT CTGGAACAAATGGGGTTTGATCGCGATCTGGTCCTGGAGGTATTCTTCGCGTGCAACAAGGATGAGCTGTTGGCCGCAAACTATCTCTTGGACCACATGAACGAGTTCGACGACGACGCCCCTGAACCACCGCAATAA
- the LOC4345632 gene encoding probable ubiquitin receptor RAD23 isoform X1, translating to MKVSIKTLKGSSFEIDVEPTSKVSDVKKLIEVTQGDNVYPADQQMLIHQGNVLKNDTTLEENKVVENNFIVIMLSKKGSSSAASSTAKEPTKQPSVDRAIPTAPATQPPAPPAPVSEPVTAPVPTATTASAPAAAVTAASTEADNYGQAASNLVAGSNLEGTVQSILEMGGGAWDRDTVMRALRAAYNNPERAVEYLYTGVPEQAEAPAAVQALPVPAAVQALPVPAAVQPVDPSQAPQSAQLSIPSSGPNANPLDLFPQVLPNASANAGGGNLDVLRNNSQFRGLLSLVQANPQILQPLLQELGKQNPQILQLIQENQAEFLRLINEPAEGAEGNLLDQFAAGMPQTVAVTPEENEAIQRLEQMGFDRDLVLEVFFACNKDELLAANYLLDHMNEFDDDAPEPPQ from the exons atgaAGGTCTCCATCAAAACGCTCAAGGGCTCCAGCTTCGAGATCGACGTCGAGCCCACCAGCAAG GTCAGTGATGTTAAAAAGCTCATCGAGGTTACGCAAGGAGATAATGTCTACCCCGCTGATCAGCAAATGCTGATCCATCAAGGGAATGTCCTTAAAAACGACACAACACTTGAAGAGAACAAAGTTGTTGAGAACAACTTCATTGTGATAATGTTATCTAAG AAGGGATCATCAAGTGCTGCTTCAAGTACAGCTAAGGAGCCCACAAAACAG CCCTCAGTTGACCGGGCGATACCCACTGCGCCTGCAACCCAACCACCTGCTCCACCAGCACCTGT TAGCGAGCCTGTGACTGCACCAGTTCCAACTGCAACAACTGCTTCAGCTCCAGCAGCTGCTGTCACCGCTGCATC CACCGAAGCAGATAATTATGGTCAAGCTGCGTCGAACCTTGTTGCTGGAAGCAATTTAGAAGGGACTGTTCAGTCAATTCTTGAAATGGGTGGAGGAGCTTGGGACCGTGACACTGTTATGCGTGCTCTGCGAGCTGCATACAACAATCCAGAACGGGCTGTGGAGTATTTGTACACC GGGGTTCCTGAGCAAGCTGAGGCCCCTGCTGCAGTTCAAGCACTTCCTGTCCCTGCTGCAGTTCAAGCACTTCCTGTCCCTGCTGCAGTTCAACCAGTTGACCCAAGCCAGGCTCCCCAATCAGCTCAACTTTCAATTCCATCATCTGGACCCAATGCCAATCCATTGGACCTGTTTCCTCAG gtccTTCCAAATGCTTCTGCAAATGCTGGTGGTGGAAATCTTGATGTTCTGCGAAACAATTCACAGTTCCGTGGCTTGCTTTCTTTGGTGCAGGCTAACCCTCAAATTCTGCAG CCTTTGCTTCAAGAGTTGGGGAAACAAAATCCACAGATTTTGCAACTGATTCAGGAAAACCAGGCTGAGTTCCTGCGCTTAATCAACGAACCTGCAGAGGGAGCTGAAGG GAACTTGCTAGACCAGTTTGCTGCGGGAATGCCTCAAACAGTGGCTGTCACACCTGAGGAGAACGAAGCCATACAACGT CTGGAACAAATGGGGTTTGATCGCGATCTGGTCCTGGAGGTATTCTTCGCGTGCAACAAGGATGAGCTGTTGGCCGCAAACTATCTCTTGGACCACATGAACGAGTTCGACGACGACGCCCCTGAACCACCGCAATAA
- the LOC4345635 gene encoding protein CURVATURE THYLAKOID 1A, chloroplastic, whose product MAGMVAAAAPPASLCRPIAVPRAPMRRRRLTPRVKTTPSLRCEDSPKIALLQVQAMRSSEESSSDEDDEILSELKEKWDAIENKSSVLFYGGGAIIAVWLSSIVVKAVDSVPVLPNILELVGLGYSGWFVYRYLLFKENREELANGFDALKKRITGNEE is encoded by the exons atggccgggatggtcgccgccgcggcgccgccggcgtctcTTTGCCGTCCGATTGCTGTCCCCCGAGCTCctatgcgccgccgccggctcacTCCCCGCGTGAAGACGACGCCCTCCCTTCGCTGCGAAG ATTCCCCGAAGATCGCTCTACTCCAGGTACAAGCCATGCGATCTTCAGAAGAGAGTAGTTCTGATGAGGACGATGAGATCCTTTCTGAGCTCAAAGAGAAG TGGGATGCTATTGAGAACAAGTCCTCTGTTCTCTTTTACGGAGGCGGAGCAATCATCGCTGTCTGGCTATCCTCGATTGTTGTCAAAGCTGTCGATTCAGTTCCAGTG CTTCCGAACATACTGGAGCTAGTTGGGCTTGGCTACTCGGGATGGTTTGTGTACCGCTACCTGCTCTTCAAG GAAAACCGGGAAGAACTGGCCAATGGCTTTGATGCTCTAAAGAAAAGGATCACTGGAAATGAGGAATAG
- the LOC4345633 gene encoding nucleolin 2-like has translation MATGEKTTRAGSESSGHHWAGYSCSAGEASSPRLPLRHRPPPRDFRRYIIFGCPYRHPKKPKAPAKDKVQEKVPQQTMIASWGMANYVEYNQVKNIFQEIGEIVGIYFSSTRHLAVVDFSTEQAAESALYHFMGYHLMGRPLKLAWFDPKDFAVLRDIPTRGERMPNYLMQTVCVTGFDSSLEIGTIRHALEEIFANDHMKKLVTPVNLDGTSTGKAYIRYDVASSYNGALHCDGVSEIGGRILRVTKWPDFSWCKKRRIGRAGCDKDDAGLAVPDQDDTPKWHTPSTGKRTLFDDGSGDEAGVTM, from the exons ATGGCGACGGGGGAGAAGACGACTCGAGCGGGGAGCGAGTCCTCAGGCCACCATTGGGCGGGTTACAGCTGCAGCGCAGGAGAGGCCAGCAGCCCCCGCCTCCCGCTCCGGCATCGCCCTCCCCCGAGAGACTTCCGCCGCTACATCATCTTCGGTTGCCCTTATCGCCACCCCAAGAAG CCGAAAGCACCCGCAAAAGACAAAGTCCAAGAGAAAGTACCACAGCAGACCATGATTGCTAGCTGGGGCATGGCCAATTATGTTGAATATAATCAAGT GAAGAACATTTTTCAGGAGATTGGTGAGATTGTTGGTATTTATTTCAGTAGCACGAGGCATCTCGCAGTTGTTGATTTTTCTACAGAACAAGCTGCTGAGAGT GCACTCTACCATTTTATGGGATATCATCTGATGGGACGCCCTTTAAAACTTGCATGGTTCGATCCCAAGGACTTTGCTGTTCTCAG AGATATACCTACTCGTGGGGAGAGAATGCCTAATTATTTAATGCAGACTGTATGTGTGACCGGCTTTGATTCATCCCTCGAGATTGGAACG ATTAGGCACGCACTTGAAGAAATTTTCGCGAACGATCATATGAAAAAACTTGTAACTCCCGTGAATCTAGATGGCACAAGCACAGG GAAAGCATACATAAGATACGATGTTGCGAGCAGCTACAATGGTGCGCTCCACTGTGACGGCGTGTCCGAGATTGGAGGCCGCATTCTGCGCGTCACAAAATGGCCTGATTTTTCATGGTGCAAGAAACGAAGAATAGGGAGAGCTGGTTGTGACAAGGACGACGCAGGATTGGCAGTGCCAGATCAGGACGACACTCCTAAGTGGCACACGCCTAGCACAG GGAAGAGGACCTTGTTCGACGATGGGAGTGGCGATGAAGCCGGCGTTACCATGTGA
- the LOC4345636 gene encoding ultraviolet-B receptor UVR8: MAPPPASSLPTAVLAWGSGEDGQLGMGGYEEEDWARGVAALDALAVSAVVAGSRNSLAICADGRLFTWGWNQRGTLGHPPETKTESSPAPVDALAGVSIVQAAIGGWHCLAVDDKGRAYAWGGNEYGQCGEEAERKEDGTRALRRDIPIPQGCAPKLKVRQVAAGGTHSVVLTQDGHVWTWGQPWPPGDIKQISTPVRVQGLENVKVIAVGAFHNLALTEDGILWAWGNNEYGQLGTGDTQPRSQPIRVEGLSDLSLVDIAAGGWHSTALTKEGEVYAWGRGEHGRLGFGDDKSSHMVPQKVELLAGEDIIQVSCGGTHSVALTRDGRMFSYGRGDHGRLGYGRKVTTGHPMEVPIDLPPPGTSGGDSGGQWQARYVACGGRHTLAIATWTEADE, encoded by the exons ATGGCGCCCCCACCGGCTTCCTCCCTCCCCACGGCCGTCCTCGCATG GGGTTCGGGGGAGGACGGGCAGCTGGGCATGGGCGGCTACGAGGAGGAGGACTGGGCGCGGGGAGTCGCCGCGCTCGACGCgctcgccgtctccgccgtcgtcgccggcagccgCAACTCCCTCGCCATCTGCGCCGATGGCCGC CTCTTCACGTGGGGGTGGAACCAGCGCGGCACGCTCGGGCACCCGCCGGAGACCAAGACGGAGAGCTCCCCGGCCCCCGTCGATGCCCTCGCCGGCGTCAGCATCGTGCAG GCGGCGATCGGCGGATGGCATTGCCTCGCGGTGGACGACAAGGGGAGAGCATACGCTTGGG GGGGCAACGAGTATGGGCAGTGTGGGGAGGAGGCTGAGAGGAAGGAAGATGGAACCAGGGCTCTCAGGAGGGACATTCCGATCCCGCAGGGGTGTGCCCCCAAGCTGAAAGTCCGGCAA GTTGCTGCTGGAGGGACACACTCGGTCGTCTTGACACAAGATGGCCATGTTTGGACATGGGGACAACCATGGCCTCCAGGCGATAT CAAGCAAATATCTACACCAGTGCGGGTGCAAGGCCTTGAGAATGTAAAGGTGATTGCTGTAGGTGCATTCCATAATTTGGCTCTAACAGAAGATGGAATTTTGTGGGCATGGGGTAACAATGAGTATGGTCAACTGGGCACTGGAGATACTCAACCAAGATCGCAACCAATCCGTGTTGAAGGATTATCTGACCTTTCATTG GTTGACATTGCTGCTGGAGGTTGGCATTCAACTGCATTAACTAAAGAGGGAGAG GTGTATGCTTGGGGGAGAGGAGAGCATGGGAGGCTTGGATTTGGAGATGATAAAAGTAGTCACATGGTTCCCCAAAaggttgagcttcttgctggaGAGGATATTATTCAG GTATCATGTGGAGGAACCCATTCAGTTGCGCTAACTCGTGATGGACGAATGTTTTCT TACGGTAGAGGTGACCATGGCCGTCTGGGCTACGGCAGGAAGGTCACGACGGGCCACCCGATGGAAGTCCCCATCGacctgccgccgccgggaaccagcggcggcgactccggcgggcaATGGCAGGCGAGGTACGTCGCCTGCGGCGGGAGGCACACGCTGGCCATCGCGACATGGACGGAGGCAGACGAGTAA